The genomic DNA CGACGACAAGCCTCGCTACCGTCGTGGATTTTCGATCGGCATTGCTGTCCTTGCGTTCGGCGCCTTCCTCGCTGTTGTGCGCCGAGTCGACGAGAGTATTAAGCGACGACGCGCAACGAAGGAGGGCCGCAGAGAGTCTGTCTTTGAGGACGTCAAGGCCGTCCCAGCAGAGATTCCGGCTCCTGCCCTGGTGGGCTCCGATCTCAAGCCCGTAATTTCACCCACTGTACGCTGAACGAAGAACACAAGTGAAATTGCATTATAACAAGATTTTACATTCCGAACAGTCGTTGGAACGGGACATGAGCAATGAAAATTAGTTAGATGTGATATACCAGCACTACGGTGCAATAATGCGATCATTTTACGTACTACCATTGTCCCAAATCATGTGTCCGTCTGTTTGTCACTTGACAAGGCAACACGTAGAAACGACTGTCAGTTGATTGCTTGCCTCCTGCCTAGCTTTGTCAAGCAAACGAACTCATGGCAGCCTGATCGTTCATGACTCCGTACACAGCAGAGTTTCTCCTCCGTGAATCTGTCCATGTGCAATCTATAGCACTCGAGTCCCACAATAGCTGTTACACGGGCAAGCAAGACGAAATCTCCATTTTGACGGTCCAATATCAACACAGAACTCATGGTGCAGCGACAGAGGCTTAGCAGCTCGCCAACACCTGACCGCGGTCACATCTACAGCCAAAGCGTCCCAGACATACCTCACGATGACTCGAAAGCGCGGCGGCCTCCAGAAGCAGGCACTCACAACACAAGCACAGACTGGCCTAGCACCTGCACCCATCCCGCCACAATTCCCCACGGTATAAACTCTATCAGCAGCCAGACACGCCAGAACGCCTGTCACACGAGCCCAGCCAATGCGCCCTCTATCGCCATTCCCACCACAAATCACTCATCATCAGCGGTCAGCCGAGCCGCCTCCGACCCTTTCGGCTCTGCAGCTCTGCTGGTCCACCAATCGACAATACATACCCTCACTGAAGCACTGATCTGGAGGCGAGCTGTCGGTATCATTGACGATAAGATCATCGCCGAGCTTGAGGATCGCTTGGAAAAGTTCTCGTTATCCGATCGTCAAATTGCGCTTTTTGCGGCTGAGCAGCGATTTCGTGCTATGTCGTGTTTGGTCGGTATGGAAGGGTCCAAAGAACGCATAACGGAGGCAGTTCGACTTGTGAGAAAATTAGCCGATATGTTGGAGACTGTGGGAGGCGGGAAGTATGTGGAGCTTTCGGAAGAGATGCATGGTTTGGTAGGAAGGATGGGGGCATGATTGCGGCTGGTCGCTGGAGTTCTTGGAGTGGATCTCTTGGAAAGCCGTGGCATTGGGCTTGCAAGGTGCTGTAAAGAGGTCTCGACTCGGCGCTTCTTGTTCATTGCATGGCAGTTCTGGAACGAGATTTGCAGAGGACGTCGTTGCGTAATTGTCACACCTGATCGCAGCAATGACCAAATATCACGACTGCTGCTTGTACAGGGTACGCGCATTCGGTAGGACGCTGGTAACCACCTGAACTTGTCAATGATTGAGAAAATTGTCGTTTGGTGTTAAAGGTAGAGCTGGACAGAAGGATATGCTGATCCACCGATGACAGGTCGGACTGTACAATATAATACAAGGATATCGACGTGTTAACGCTTGACCCAGGCCGGCATCTTGCGAGCCTTGAGCTTGCcaggcttcttcctctcgacTCGTCGAGGATCGCGCGTGATAACGCGTGCTGAAATAAAGTCAGTGCCACGAAGTGCCAGCGAGATGCAACTTGCTCACCTCTCCTCAACGCAGGCTTCAAATCAGGCTCATGTGCCAGCAGAGCCTTTGCCAACCCGAGTGCTATCGCATCGGCCTGTCCTGTCGTCCCTCCGCCTTGCGCCAGAGCCCATACGTTGTACTTGTCCAAGCGCTGAGTGGCCTTCAACGCCCAGACCGCTGTTTCGCGATCGTGCAAGCGACCGAAGTAATCCGTTAATGCTTTTCCATTGATGAGCACTTTGCCCTCTCCTTCCACCACGAATACTGATGCCGTGCTGCTCTTTCTACGGCCCACGGCCTTGGATTTGCCATCCTTGTCGACCAAGATGGGCTTTGGCCTGTTGTGATGTGGCTGCACCAGTCTCTTGAACTTCTCCAGGGCTTGGGTCACCTCTGTGGGGATGAGCGAGGGATGAATGTAGTTCAACCGCTTCAGCAATTCCAGCAGCATCTTGTAGCTCTTCGCGCGCACAGGCTCGGCCACTTCGGCCTTGTACTGGTCGATGGTCTTCC from Cercospora beticola chromosome 3, complete sequence includes the following:
- a CDS encoding mitochondrial 37S ribosomal protein uS9m (BUSCO:EOG09263K05) translates to MESTLGRHCLRRVAAAYRSTPSWLRTTRRCMASINEDIRAAPEIPEENGQFVLDRQTPTATRAEIIETPMDRGRGRGGMNRPRRGGNQDDPRNHPILRRIRIVPASPSYFTATPRYTDDLLALSALLRKYQLLPVLPTGEAPRVAWKTIDQYKAEVAEPVRAKSYKMLLELLKRLNYIHPSLIPTEVTQALEKFKRLVQPHHNRPKPILVDKDGKSKAVGRRKSSTASVFVVEGEGKVLINGKALTDYFGRLHDRETAVWALKATQRLDKYNVWALAQGGGTTGQADAIALGLAKALLAHEPDLKPALRRARVITRDPRRVERKKPGKLKARKMPAWVKR